A genomic segment from Lagenorhynchus albirostris chromosome X, mLagAlb1.1, whole genome shotgun sequence encodes:
- the HDAC6 gene encoding histone deacetylase 6 isoform X1 translates to MTSTGQDSTTTRQRRSRHNPHPPAHDSSVTSVRPQTSKRGVKKGAVLRSSPNLAEVKKKGRMKKLSQAAEQDLVVGLQGLDLNREARTLSGTGLVFDEQLNEFHCLWDDSFPEGPERLHAIKEHLIQEGLLDRCVSFQARFAEKEELMLVHSLEYIDLMETTQYMNEGELRVLADTYDSVYLHPNSYTCACLASGSVLRLVDAVLRAEIRNGMAIIRPPGHHAQHSLMDGYCMFNHVAVAARYAQQKHDIQRVLIVDWDVHHGQGTQFTFDQDPSVLYFSIHRYEQGRFWPHLTASNWSTTGFGQGQGYTINVPWNQVGMRDADYIAAFLHVLLPVSLEFQPQLVLVAAGFDALQGDPKGEMAATPAGFAQLTHLLMGLAGGKLILSLEGGYNLRSLAEGVSASLHTLLGDPCPVLEFPGAPCPSAQASISCALEALEPFWEVFVRSAETLEEEDTVEGDDVEEKEAEGPWQPPELPILTWPVLQARTGLVYDPQMMDHYNLWDNHHPETPQRIKRIMHHLEELGLAGRCLALPARPATDAELLTCHSAEHVDRLRATEKMKTRELHREGASYDSIYICPSTFTCAQLAAGAACRLVEAVLAGEVLNGIAVVRPPGHHAERDAACGFCFFNSVAVAARHAQAVSGRALRILIVDWDVHHGNGTQHIFEEDPSVLYISLHRYDHGAFFPMGDEGASSQIGQAAGTGYTVNVAWNGPRLGDADYLVAWHRLVLPIAYEFNPELVLVSAGFDAARGDPLGSCQVSPEGYAHLTHLLMGLANGRIILILEGGYNLTSISESMAACTHSLLGDPPPLLTLLRPPLSGALASISETIQVHRRYWCSLRVTKVKDKEGPSSSKLITKKAPQAANPLSAKGMTMPEGNILEAGTGKATSATSVKESTPGQTTSETAVMEFTQDQSSETAMGGAAALNQATSEAATGDATLDQTTSEEAVGGAELIQSPPASCTDNQTPPASPMQGATTQISPSKLTGNLRTLELDKAQEPPEEEELLGEAAGGQDMNESVLMHVTGDHADTDQAMFYAVTPLPWCPHLVAVCPVPEAGLDVTQPCQDCGALQENWVCLSCYQVYCSRYINAHMLQHHEGSGHPLVLSYADLSTWCYHCQAYVHHKALLAVKNIAHQNKFGENMLHSH, encoded by the exons ATGACCTCCACCGGCCAGGATTCCACCACAACCAGACAGCGAAGGAGTAGGCACAATCCCCATCCCCCCGCCCACGACTCCAGCGTCACCTCGGTGAGACCCCAGACCTCG AAGCGAGGTGTTAAAAAGGGTGCCGTACTCCGCTCCAGCCCCAATCTAGCGGAGGTAAAGAAGAAAGGCAGAATGAAGAAGCTTAGTCAAGCAGCCGAGCAAGACCTAGTCGTGGGGCTGCAAGGGCTG gATCTGAACCGGGAGGCCAGGACACTGTCTGGCACTGGCTTGGTGTTCGATGAGCAGCTAAATGAATTCCACTGCCTCTGGGATGACAG CTTCCCTGAAGGCCCTGAGCGGCTCCATGCCATCAAGGAGCATCTGATCCAGGAGGGCCTCCTGGATCGCTGTGTGTCCTTTCAG GCCCGATTTGCCGAAAAGGAGGAGCTGATGTTGGTTCACAG TCTAGAATACATTGATCTGATGGAGACGACCCAGTACATGAATGAGGGGGAACTCCGTGTCCTAGCAGATACCTATGACTCAGTTTATCTGCATCCG AACTCATACACCTGCGCCTGCCTGGCCTCAGGCTCCGTCCTCAGGCTGGTGGATGCAGTCCTGAGGGCTGAGATCCGGAATGGCATGGCGATCATCAG GCCTCCTGGACACCATGCCCAGCACAGTCTCATGGACGGGTATTGCATGTTCAACCACGTGGCTGTGGCTGCCCGCTATGCTCAACAGAAGCATGACATTCAGAG GGTCCTTATCGTGGATTGGGATGTGCACCACGGTCAAGGAACACAGTTCACCTTTGACCAAGACCCCAG TGTCCTCTATTTCTCCATCCACCGCTACGAGCAGGGTCGGTTCTGGCCCCACCTTACAGCCTCCAACTGGTCCACCACAGGTTTTGGCCAAGGCCAGGGATACACCATCAATGTGCCTTGGAACCAG GTGGGGATGCGAGATGCCGACTACATCGCCGCTTTCCTGCACGTCCTGCTGCCAGTTTCCCTTGAG TTCCAGCCCCAGCTGGTCCTGGTAGCTGCTGGATTTGATGCCCTCCAAGGGGACCCCAAG GGCGAGATGGCCGCCACTCCGGCAGGGTTCGCCCAGCTAACCCACCTGCTCATGGGTCTGGCAGGAGGCAAGCTGATCCTCTCACTGGAG GGTGGCTACAACCTCCGCTCCCTGGCTGAGGGCGTCAGCGCCTCGCTCCACACCCTTCTGGGAGACCCTTGCCCCGTGCTGGAGTTCCCTGGCGCCCCTTGCCCGAG TGCCCAGGCGTCTATATCCTGTGCTCTGGAAGCCCTTGAGCCCTTCTGGGAGGTCTTCGTGAGATCAG CTGAGACCCTGGAGGAGGAGGACACTGTGGAGGGGGACGATGTGGAGGAGAAGGAGGCGGAGGGACCATGGCAGCCCCCTGAGCTCCCAATCCTGACGTGGCCGGTGCTGCAGGCTCGCACAGGGCTGGTCTATGACCCACAGATGATGGATCACTACAACTTGTGGGACAA CCACCACCCCGAGACGCCTCAGCGCATCAAGCGTATCATGCACCACCTGGAGGAGTTGGGTCTTGCCGGGCGCTGTCTCGCCCTGCCCGCACGTCCAGCCACGGACGCTGAGCTGCTCACCTGCCACAG TGCTGAGCACGTGGATCGTCTGCGGGCCACGGAGAAGATGAAGACCCGGGAGCTGCACCGCGAGGGCGCCAGCTATGACTCCATCTACATCTGCCCCAGCACCTTCACCTGTGCGCAGCTGGCTGCTGGCGCCGCCTGCCGCCTGGTGGAGGCTGTGCTGGCAGGAGAG gtttTGAATGGCATTGCTGTGGTACGTCCCCCCGGCCACCATGCAGAGCGGGATGCCGCTTGCGGTTTCTGCTTCTTCAACTCTGTGGCTGTGGCTGCTCGCCATGCCCAGGCCGTCAGTGGGCGTGCGCTGCG gaTCCTGATCGTGGACTGGGACGTCCATCATGGTAATGGAACTCAGCACATATTTGAGGAGGACCCCAG CGTGCTGTACATTTCTCTGCACCGCTATGATCATGGCGCCTTCTTTCCTATGGGGGACGAGGGCGCCAGCAGCCAGATAGGTCAGGCTGCAGGCACGGGCTACACCGTCAACGTGGCCTGGAATGGGCCCCGCTTGGGTGACGCCGACTACCTGGTTGCCTGGCATCGTCTGGTGCTTCCCATTGCCTATGAG tttaACCCAGAACTGGTGCTGGTCTCAGCTGGCTTCGATGCTGCCCGGGGGGACCCACTGGGCAGCTGCCAGGTGTCGCCTGAGGGCTATGCCCACCTCACCCACCTGCTGATGGGCCTGGCCAATGGCCGCATTATCCTTATCCTAGAG GGTGGTTATAACCTGACATCCATCTCGGAGTCCATGGCCGCCTGCACCCACTCCCTCCTTGGGGACCCGCCACCCCTGCTGACCCTGCTGCGGCCCCCACTGTCAGGGGCCCTGGCCTCGATCTCCGAGACCATCCAAGTCCATCGCAGATACTGGTGCAGTTTGCGGGTCACAA AGGTCAAAGATAAAGAGGGACCCTCCAGTTCTAAGTTGATCACCAAGAAGGCACCCCAGGCAGCCAATCCTTTGTCAGCCAAGGGGATGACCATGCCAGAAGGGAACATTCTGGAGGCAGGCACAGGGAAGGCCACCTCAGCAACATCTGTGAAAGAGTCCACTCCAGGCCAGACTACGTCAGAGACAGCTGTGATGGAGTTCACTCAGGACCAGTCATCAGAGACAGCCATGGGAGGAGCTGCTGCGCTGAACCAGGCCACCTCAGAGGCAGCCACAGGGGATGCCACGCTGGACCAGACCACCTCGGAGGAGGCTGTGGGGGGAGCTGAGCTGATCCAAAGCCCTCCAGCCTCATGCACTGACAATCAGACTCCTCCAGCGTCACCCATGCAAGGAGCCACAACCCAGATATCCCCCAGTAAACTGACTGGAAATCTCAGGACCTTGGAACTAGACAAGGCACAG GAACCCCCAGAAGAGGAGGAGCTACTAGGAGAGGCAGCTGGAGGTCAGGACATGAATGAGTCAGTACTGATGCATGTCACTGGAGACCATGCCGACACTGACCAA GCCATGTTTTACGCTGTAACACCACTGCCCTGGTGTCCCCATTTGGTGGCAGTATGCCCTGTACCTGAAGCAGGCCTGGATGTGACCCAACCTTGTCAGGACTGTGGAGCCCTCCAGGAGAACTGGGTGTGTCTGTCTTGCTACCAG GTCTACTGCAGTCGTTACATCAATGCCCATATGCTCCAACACCATGAAGGCTCGGGACACCCGCTGGTACTCAGCTACGCCGACCTGTCTACCTGGTGTTACCACTGTCAGGCCTACGTTCACCACAAG GCTCTCCTAGCTGTGAAGAATATCGCCCACCAGAACAAGTTTGGGGAGAACATGCTCCACTCACACTAA